A single genomic interval of Bacillus sp. es.036 harbors:
- the remA gene encoding extracellular matrix/biofilm regulator RemA, which yields MSIKLINIGFGNIVNANRIVSIVSPESAPIKRIITVARDRNMLVDATYGRRTRAVIISDSDHVILSAVQPETVAQRLGNKDELSDE from the coding sequence ATGAGTATTAAATTAATCAATATCGGATTCGGTAACATAGTGAATGCGAATCGAATTGTTTCAATTGTTAGTCCAGAGTCGGCACCAATCAAACGAATTATCACTGTTGCAAGGGACCGCAATATGCTTGTGGACGCAACATATGGAAGAAGAACGCGTGCCGTTATTATTTCTGATAGCGACCATGTTATTCTTTCGGCAGTCCAGCCTGAAACAGTCGCGCAGCGTCTCGGGAACAAAGACGAGCTTTCAGACGAGTAG
- the gmk gene encoding guanylate kinase has protein sequence MEKERGLLIVLSGPSGVGKGTVRKAFMHNADEVQYSISVTTRKPREGEVNGVDYFFKSHEEFEDMIENNKLLEYAHYVGNYYGTPVDYVEETLQSGKDVLLEIEVQGAKQVRKHFPEGAFIFLMPPSLTELRNRIVNRGTESNDLIDNRMGVAKEEIELIDEYDYIVENDQVELACERIRAIITAEHLRRDRLAHKYKNVTEVK, from the coding sequence ATGGAAAAAGAACGTGGGTTGTTAATTGTTCTCTCTGGCCCTTCTGGTGTTGGAAAAGGAACAGTAAGAAAAGCTTTCATGCATAATGCGGACGAGGTACAGTATTCCATTTCTGTTACAACACGCAAGCCGCGTGAAGGCGAAGTGAACGGAGTTGATTATTTCTTTAAATCTCATGAAGAATTTGAAGATATGATCGAAAATAATAAGCTGCTTGAATATGCCCATTACGTTGGGAACTACTATGGCACGCCTGTTGACTATGTAGAAGAAACCTTGCAGTCTGGGAAAGATGTGTTGCTTGAGATTGAAGTGCAAGGAGCAAAGCAAGTTCGCAAGCATTTTCCTGAAGGAGCTTTTATTTTTTTAATGCCTCCTAGTTTAACAGAACTTCGCAATCGTATCGTTAACCGTGGTACGGAATCGAATGATTTAATTGATAACCGTATGGGCGTTGCGAAAGAAGAAATCGAATTGATTGATGAATACGATTATATCGTTGAAAATGATCAAGTAGAATTAGCTTGTGAGCGAATTCGTGCTATTATTACAGCAGAGCACTTAAGACGTGATCGTCTTGCCCATAAATATAAGAATGTAACGGAGGTTAAATAA
- the rpoZ gene encoding DNA-directed RNA polymerase subunit omega — translation MILYPSIDSLMDRIDSKYTLATLSAKRARTIQQTGNVYVDRPKSVKAVGKALEEVLDGKLLADGMIED, via the coding sequence ATGATTTTATACCCATCGATTGACTCACTAATGGACCGTATTGATTCAAAGTACACACTTGCAACACTTTCAGCTAAGCGTGCGCGCACGATTCAACAAACTGGTAATGTTTATGTTGATCGTCCAAAGTCAGTAAAGGCTGTTGGTAAAGCACTTGAAGAAGTACTTGATGGCAAACTACTTGCAGACGGCATGATAGAAGACTGA